One Spiroplasma endosymbiont of Cantharis nigra DNA segment encodes these proteins:
- a CDS encoding YebC/PmpR family DNA-binding transcriptional regulator: MGRAHEVRKASMEKTAAMKSAIYGRASKEIYMAAKAGSKDPDSNLALRSAIDKAKSKQVPADVIQRAIKKAEGGDADNYTSNRYEGYGPGNSMIIVDSLTNNVNRAIAEIRDAFNKNGGKIANSGAVSHSFQAVSIFAFDQKNVEQTLELLMETDCEVNDVVEEENMTVIYAPFNSFNQVKKTLDSAGINNYNIAETTMLADEMITITDAAIKINFEKLIEKLNQLEDVQDIYHNVEN, translated from the coding sequence ATGGGAAGAGCACATGAAGTTAGAAAAGCAAGTATGGAAAAAACAGCTGCTATGAAATCAGCAATTTATGGTAGAGCTTCAAAAGAAATTTATATGGCTGCAAAAGCTGGTAGCAAAGATCCGGATTCAAATTTAGCTCTTAGAAGTGCTATTGATAAAGCAAAATCAAAGCAAGTTCCAGCTGATGTAATTCAAAGAGCAATTAAAAAGGCTGAAGGTGGAGATGCTGATAATTATACTTCAAATAGATATGAGGGTTATGGACCAGGGAATTCAATGATAATTGTTGATTCACTAACAAATAATGTTAATAGAGCTATTGCTGAAATAAGAGATGCATTTAATAAGAATGGTGGTAAGATTGCTAACAGCGGAGCTGTCTCTCACTCATTTCAAGCGGTAAGCATTTTTGCATTTGATCAAAAAAATGTTGAACAAACATTAGAATTATTAATGGAAACAGATTGTGAAGTAAATGATGTTGTAGAAGAAGAAAATATGACAGTGATTTATGCACCTTTTAATTCATTTAATCAAGTTAAAAAAACTTTAGATTCTGCTGGTATTAATAATTATAATATTGCAGAAACTACAATGTTAGCAGATGAAATGATTACAATAACAGATGCTGCAATAAAAATTAATTTTGAAAAATTAATTGAAAAATTAAATCAATTAGAAGATGTTCAAGATATTTATCATAATGTTGAGAATTAA
- the scpB gene encoding SMC-Scp complex subunit ScpB: MDKNKKIAIVEGLLFVSGDEGTTIEDLQFILNEGSTNEIEKIIDKLVDKYKSDESCGLNIQKFAKNKFRLITKKENAEYYTKLANVKTESKLSTASIETLSIVAYKGPISRANVEDIRGVNCETIFYKLKLRNLIQEAGKSQDVGKPMLYKITDDFLKYFNLNSLDELPKLKEAIEEEKDIFNRGS; this comes from the coding sequence ATGGATAAGAATAAAAAGATAGCAATAGTTGAAGGTTTATTATTTGTAAGTGGCGATGAGGGAACAACAATTGAAGATCTGCAATTTATATTAAATGAAGGTAGTACAAATGAGATTGAAAAAATAATAGATAAGTTGGTTGATAAATATAAGAGTGATGAATCGTGTGGCCTAAACATTCAAAAATTTGCAAAAAATAAATTTAGACTAATTACAAAAAAAGAAAATGCTGAATATTATACAAAACTAGCAAATGTGAAAACCGAATCAAAACTTTCAACAGCAAGTATTGAAACTCTCTCTATAGTTGCCTATAAAGGACCAATTTCAAGAGCTAATGTTGAAGATATTAGAGGTGTAAATTGTGAAACAATTTTTTATAAATTAAAATTGAGAAATTTAATTCAAGAAGCTGGAAAATCTCAAGATGTTGGTAAGCCAATGTTATATAAAATAACAGATGATTTTTTAAAATATTTTAATTTAAATAGCTTAGATGAGTTGCCAAAACTAAAAGAAGCAATAGAAGAAGAAAAAGACATTTTTAATAGAGGTTCATAA
- a CDS encoding pseudouridine synthase: MMEERLQKIIATRGYCSRRQAERLIEQGRVKVNGTVIREMGSKFDTNVKIDINNKNLDENKEKVYYLFNKPRLVLTTMHDPKDRKTVAEFFKDSKLRVYPVGRLDYDVSGALIMTNDGEFANFVMHPKYEFRKTYQALCKGKVHKYQIKKLVDGVIIDDDYKTKAIQARLLKYDEEYDESVIELTIAEGRKHHVKKMLVAADIYLRKLKRTQIEFLTIDDLPIGKFRELKSHEIKQFYGIYNSLKIKRGK, from the coding sequence ATAATGGAAGAAAGATTACAAAAAATAATAGCCACTAGAGGTTATTGTTCAAGAAGACAAGCAGAAAGATTAATTGAACAAGGTAGAGTAAAAGTTAATGGAACTGTTATTAGAGAAATGGGTTCAAAATTTGATACAAATGTAAAAATTGATATTAATAATAAAAATCTGGATGAGAATAAAGAAAAGGTTTATTATTTGTTTAACAAACCTAGATTAGTATTAACAACAATGCACGATCCAAAAGACAGGAAAACTGTAGCAGAATTTTTTAAAGATTCAAAATTAAGAGTATATCCAGTAGGAAGACTTGACTATGATGTATCGGGAGCTTTAATCATGACAAATGATGGAGAATTTGCAAACTTTGTAATGCATCCGAAATATGAATTTAGAAAAACATATCAGGCATTATGTAAAGGAAAGGTTCATAAGTATCAAATTAAAAAATTGGTAGATGGTGTAATTATAGATGATGATTACAAAACAAAAGCAATTCAAGCAAGATTACTTAAATATGATGAAGAGTATGATGAATCTGTTATTGAATTAACAATTGCAGAGGGAAGAAAACATCACGTAAAAAAAATGTTAGTTGCAGCAGATATCTATTTGAGAAAATTAAAAAGAACTCAAATAGAGTTTTTAACAATTGATGATTTACCAATTGGTAAATTTAGAGAACTAAAATCACATGAAATTAAGCAGTTTTATGGAATTTATAATTCATTGAAAATTAAGAGGGGTAAATAA
- the ispG gene encoding flavodoxin-dependent (E)-4-hydroxy-3-methylbut-2-enyl-diphosphate synthase codes for MINRINTRKVMVGNIEIGGNNNVVIQSMTTSKTHNVKETLEQINSLYKEGCQIVRVAVLGIDDANALKQIVDNSPVPIVADIHFNYKFALIAADAGCAKIRINPGNIGIEENTIAVVEKCKERKIPIRIGVNSGSLPKKMVAQYGWTAKAMVESLREHIEILEKYNFKDIIYSLKATDPLMAIEAYELASENWDYPAHLGITEAGSLLNGAIKSSFGLGYLLKRGIGSTIRISLSEDPVEEIKVAKRLLNSLGLFENMVEVIACPTCGRLEFALRDVVKEVEEFVEELQFPLKVAILGCVVNGPGEASQADIGIAGGNKGGIIFKKGKIFKTVQQDMLVPELKELILEYYEEWKKMQ; via the coding sequence ATGATAAATAGAATTAATACACGAAAAGTTATGGTTGGCAATATTGAAATTGGAGGAAATAACAATGTTGTTATTCAATCAATGACAACATCAAAAACACACAATGTTAAGGAAACTCTAGAACAAATAAATTCACTTTATAAAGAGGGATGTCAAATTGTTCGTGTTGCAGTATTAGGTATTGATGATGCTAATGCACTTAAACAAATTGTAGATAACTCCCCTGTCCCTATAGTTGCAGATATACATTTTAATTATAAATTTGCCTTAATTGCAGCAGATGCTGGTTGTGCTAAAATAAGAATAAATCCAGGAAATATTGGAATTGAAGAAAATACAATTGCAGTTGTTGAAAAATGCAAAGAGAGAAAAATACCAATAAGAATTGGAGTAAATTCAGGTAGTTTACCAAAAAAAATGGTTGCTCAATATGGTTGAACAGCAAAAGCAATGGTTGAATCTCTTAGAGAGCATATTGAGATATTAGAAAAGTATAATTTTAAAGATATTATTTACTCTTTAAAGGCAACCGATCCTTTAATGGCAATTGAAGCCTATGAACTTGCTAGTGAAAATTGAGATTATCCTGCACATTTAGGAATTACCGAAGCTGGTAGTTTATTAAATGGAGCAATTAAATCTAGTTTTGGTTTGGGTTATCTTCTTAAAAGAGGAATTGGAAGTACTATAAGAATTAGTTTAAGTGAAGACCCTGTTGAAGAAATTAAAGTGGCAAAAAGATTATTAAATTCACTTGGTCTATTTGAAAATATGGTTGAGGTAATTGCTTGTCCAACTTGTGGAAGATTAGAATTTGCTCTAAGAGACGTTGTTAAGGAAGTTGAGGAATTTGTAGAAGAACTTCAATTTCCTTTAAAAGTAGCAATACTTGGTTGTGTTGTAAATGGGCCAGGTGAAGCGAGTCAAGCAGATATTGGAATAGCAGGTGGAAATAAAGGTGGTATTATTTTTAAAAAGGGAAAAATTTTTAAAACTGTTCAACAAGATATGTTAGTTCCAGAATTAAAAGAATTAATATTAGAATATTATGAGGAATGAAAAAAGATGCAATAG
- the frr gene encoding ribosome recycling factor, which yields MSHEIIDITEMSMEETIESFKEYLLKIRTGRANSNMLNSVMVDFYGTPTPLNQTSQVSSPEPQQLVIKPYDKGQVAAVVAGINKADLGLNPIAEADLVRINIPALTEEIRKDLVKKMLKELESFKVRIRNARRDANDKIKKDSSSPEDVKKDLENQIQKHTDKFIDMLDKMAKDKENDLMKI from the coding sequence ATGTCACATGAAATAATTGATATCACTGAAATGAGTATGGAAGAGACAATAGAAAGTTTTAAAGAATACTTATTAAAAATTAGAACAGGTAGAGCTAACTCAAATATGCTAAATAGTGTTATGGTTGATTTCTATGGAACTCCAACACCATTAAATCAAACTTCACAAGTATCTTCTCCTGAACCTCAACAGTTAGTTATTAAACCTTATGATAAAGGTCAGGTAGCTGCAGTTGTGGCAGGAATAAATAAGGCTGATTTGGGATTAAATCCAATTGCAGAAGCTGATTTAGTAAGAATTAATATACCAGCACTAACTGAAGAAATTAGAAAAGACCTAGTTAAAAAAATGCTAAAAGAACTTGAGAGTTTTAAAGTTAGAATTAGAAATGCAAGAAGAGATGCAAATGATAAAATTAAAAAAGATAGTTCATCTCCAGAAGATGTAAAAAAAGATTTGGAAAATCAAATTCAAAAACACACTGATAAATTTATTGATATGCTTGATAAAATGGCAAAAGATAAAGAAAATGATTTAATGAAAATTTAG
- a CDS encoding deoxynucleoside kinase has translation MRIAIFGTVGAGKSTISEEISKRLGYEIFPEPIDNNPYFDDYYKDMEANVFKMQIYMLTARSQQLIAAKSLENVIFDRTILEDPIFVAVNHELKTMNDIDYKTYTDFYEHVVIPNLAHRATFDLVIYLKVSTNKAIQRIKERGRSQELNTPKQYWETLNKKYDDFFERRKHMFDFLVVDAETDNLETKMDFIMNKIYSIDPKLVK, from the coding sequence ATGAGAATAGCTATTTTTGGAACAGTTGGTGCAGGTAAATCAACTATTAGTGAAGAGATTTCAAAAAGACTAGGTTATGAAATATTTCCAGAACCAATTGATAATAATCCATACTTTGATGATTATTATAAAGATATGGAAGCTAATGTATTTAAAATGCAAATATATATGCTTACTGCAAGAAGTCAACAATTAATTGCAGCAAAATCTTTGGAAAATGTAATTTTTGATAGAACAATTTTGGAAGACCCAATTTTTGTTGCAGTTAATCATGAATTAAAAACAATGAATGATATTGATTATAAAACTTACACTGATTTTTATGAGCATGTTGTTATTCCAAATTTGGCGCATAGAGCAACATTTGATTTGGTAATTTATTTAAAAGTTTCAACCAACAAAGCAATCCAAAGAATTAAAGAGAGAGGAAGAAGTCAAGAACTTAATACTCCAAAACAATATTGAGAAACATTAAATAAAAAATATGATGATTTCTTTGAAAGAAGAAAACATATGTTTGATTTTTTGGTAGTAGATGCGGAAACAGACAATTTAGAAACAAAAATGGACTTTATTATGAATAAAATTTATTCTATAGATCCAAAATTAGTAAAATAA
- a CDS encoding endo-beta-N-acetylglucosaminidase, with product MKKIIELLLVGFIISGASLSAVSCNIGDITTRNYIEGLPEFNWSTGETEDGDGYNWFYDQFDKNGIDFNDSLFKKTDSSNGVVDKIFDYDNYATSYKGANFIKKQGATGSPIIKSYRPNGNKWLDFGIQSRSRKFNYINSLPTWNDGKDMDLKYNISKEKLRGRNYVAKSTVKNQQKSSFFNMFHAPSSSSSSILGTKNPFGGNLTNLSYMHQMYTWPAITNKGWLTPSFADYSEYMHKNGVPVLGLWYMSGWEDLTRESLKSILEIDSNGNYKMVDILIQQCIKFNFDGWIINNEANGSQGDGYVIKNSEINKIMEQFNREAKKIEDKIGRRLSIVYYTNDGSLEYDKVSSRPNSKKTVDASRSASAIQLDFGISTPNLNQYISSEHNGNNEARKNAYTLLNESITIPSVGAYDYRNQIFNKNNLNEYDNEPNNSFSIFGSGGANEYSKSFKNFLKAKNIWKEKDLYKYLIMQQEISNLYSTYQMTGKNGYLENDAEGYDMMIGQGQQNIEAIYMSDPRIKFDSFNSEDKNWNEAYKSNFILNNNGKYNKSYGIGNSFLEKTIVADRIIDNNYSEFSDKQPEEIENDPSMKTYFSTGSGIYFINRDGNNEIIYDKINPWTNSRIADSNPTYQWDFWSSIKKSDTNSIKTNDGEKFVSQINNKGQLAPYYDYYNPYMKGNSISIGMGYDFNNDGKVMPGIWSNNDYFWNLMGTNLSKSNYKVSFYIKASDEDKIGKSSNSQLEDILNNTQITYTDSKLNEGPKSIDTIIEEKSNDGWYKISADLSSARGINKDNRIAKLGLKINPQNNNNFIFSVGGFEINKDEIDSNQETIVSKINSEYIVKRETNNNNINIRFNWETNNSSASYFQIYYSTDGRKWYYQGQNNLNSHYIRELNENSENYIYLGIQPIYNDGIVGDIFYSKISTNYNY from the coding sequence ATGAAAAAAATAATTGAATTACTATTAGTAGGTTTTATTATTTCAGGAGCTTCTTTAAGCGCTGTATCTTGTAACATCGGAGATATAACAACAAGAAATTATATTGAAGGATTACCTGAGTTTAATTGAAGTACAGGAGAAACAGAAGATGGAGATGGTTATAATTGATTTTATGATCAATTTGATAAAAATGGAATTGATTTTAATGATTCACTTTTTAAAAAAACTGATTCCTCAAATGGTGTAGTTGATAAAATTTTTGACTATGACAATTATGCTACATCATATAAAGGAGCAAATTTTATAAAAAAACAAGGAGCTACAGGTTCACCAATAATAAAATCATATAGACCAAATGGAAATAAGTGATTAGATTTTGGAATTCAATCTAGGTCTAGAAAATTTAATTATATTAATTCACTTCCCACTTGAAATGATGGTAAAGATATGGATTTAAAATATAATATATCAAAAGAAAAGTTAAGAGGTAGAAATTATGTTGCAAAAAGCACTGTAAAAAATCAACAAAAAAGTAGTTTTTTCAATATGTTTCATGCTCCTTCAAGTTCATCAAGTTCTATTTTAGGAACAAAAAATCCATTTGGTGGTAACCTAACAAATTTAAGTTATATGCATCAAATGTATACTTGACCAGCAATAACAAATAAAGGTTGATTAACTCCATCATTTGCAGATTATAGTGAATATATGCACAAAAATGGTGTTCCAGTATTAGGTCTTTGATATATGTCTGGTTGAGAAGATTTAACTAGAGAATCTCTAAAAAGTATTCTAGAGATTGATTCAAATGGCAATTATAAAATGGTAGATATTTTAATTCAACAATGTATAAAATTTAATTTTGATGGTTGAATAATAAATAATGAAGCAAATGGATCTCAAGGCGATGGGTATGTTATTAAAAATTCAGAAATAAATAAAATAATGGAGCAGTTTAATAGGGAAGCAAAAAAAATAGAAGATAAAATTGGAAGAAGATTATCAATTGTTTATTATACAAATGATGGAAGTTTAGAATATGATAAAGTTTCATCTCGACCAAATTCTAAAAAGACAGTTGATGCCTCTAGAAGTGCTAGTGCTATACAACTAGATTTTGGTATTTCAACTCCTAATCTTAATCAATATATAAGTTCAGAACACAATGGTAATAATGAAGCTAGAAAAAATGCTTATACATTATTAAATGAAAGTATTACTATTCCTAGTGTTGGAGCCTATGATTATAGAAATCAAATATTTAATAAAAATAATTTAAATGAATATGATAATGAACCTAATAATTCTTTTTCAATATTTGGATCTGGTGGAGCAAATGAATATTCAAAGTCCTTTAAAAACTTTTTAAAAGCAAAAAATATTTGGAAAGAAAAGGATCTATATAAGTATTTAATAATGCAACAAGAAATATCAAATCTCTATTCCACTTATCAAATGACTGGTAAAAATGGTTATTTAGAAAATGATGCTGAAGGATACGATATGATGATTGGGCAAGGACAACAAAATATTGAAGCTATTTATATGTCTGATCCAAGAATTAAATTTGATTCTTTTAATTCAGAGGACAAAAATTGAAATGAAGCTTATAAAAGTAACTTTATTTTAAATAATAATGGTAAGTACAATAAGAGTTATGGAATAGGTAATAGTTTTTTAGAAAAAACAATAGTTGCAGATAGAATTATTGATAATAACTATAGTGAGTTTTCTGATAAGCAACCTGAAGAAATTGAAAATGATCCATCTATGAAAACCTATTTTTCAACAGGGTCAGGAATATATTTTATAAATAGAGATGGTAATAATGAAATTATTTATGACAAAATTAATCCATGAACTAACTCCAGAATTGCAGATTCAAATCCTACTTACCAATGAGATTTTTGAAGTTCAATAAAAAAATCAGATACAAACTCAATAAAAACAAATGACGGAGAAAAATTTGTAAGTCAAATAAATAACAAAGGTCAGTTAGCGCCATATTATGATTATTACAATCCTTATATGAAGGGTAACTCTATATCAATAGGAATGGGTTATGACTTTAATAACGATGGAAAAGTTATGCCTGGTATATGATCAAATAATGACTATTTTTGAAATTTAATGGGAACTAATTTGAGTAAAAGTAATTATAAGGTAAGTTTTTATATAAAGGCAAGTGATGAAGATAAAATAGGTAAGTCTTCAAATTCACAATTAGAAGATATTTTAAATAATACTCAAATAACATATACGGATTCTAAATTAAATGAAGGACCTAAAAGCATTGATACAATCATTGAAGAGAAAAGTAATGATGGGTGATATAAAATTAGTGCTGATTTATCATCTGCTCGAGGAATAAATAAAGATAATAGAATTGCTAAACTTGGATTAAAAATTAATCCACAGAATAATAATAATTTTATTTTTTCTGTTGGTGGATTTGAAATTAATAAGGATGAGATTGATTCTAATCAAGAAACAATAGTATCAAAAATAAATAGTGAATATATTGTTAAAAGAGAAACAAATAATAATAATATAAATATTAGATTTAATTGAGAAACAAATAATTCAAGTGCAAGTTATTTTCAAATTTATTACTCAACCGATGGTAGAAAATGATATTATCAAGGTCAAAATAATTTAAATAGTCACTATATTAGAGAACTTAATGAAAACTCAGAAAATTATATATATTTAGGAATACAACCTATTTATAATGATGGTATAGTTGGAGATATATTTTATTCCAAAATAAGTACAAATTATAATTATTAA
- a CDS encoding M13 family metallopeptidase: MSKKIRAQDNFFDYMNKEWIDKTELPIGYPSWGSFEMLHKKSMDDIKELILEFKSKKYDLKDDQEKITNIFENYLNVKKRNEQGITPIMEIMELIDSLNSKENFTDFLIESFKRFNISFFHSKGIDSDFKDSNKRALMIGSMGLGMSDRDFYDENHPRHKDIKAAYKIYLEDISKASKLQFKTKSIFNLVYNFEKEISQSMLKQEELRSPENIYNVVKISDLNKYCSFINWDKYLTQTKYGKAEILILSEPKFLEKLNEMLNKFEIDELKDFLKIKTLIAFSSILSLDLYQINFNYSSIFSGVKEMKPEIDRAVEFTNSRLGELLGKEYVKKHFSQESKEDVLGIVKDLIKVYSKRINNLEWMSNTTKAKAIDKLNSFTVKIGFPDKFEDYSKIEIKSYEQGGNLFENIRNLSKHFIEKELNEINLPVDKTKWYMNPQTVNAYYNPTSNEICFPAGILQKPFYDIKEPRAKNLGGIGAVIGHEVSHGFDDEGSKFDKNGNFENWWTEEDYKQYNLRTQKLVEQYNSYEVNGTNVNGKLTLGENIGDLSGVAAALDICKTQCKEDIKLFFENYATIWMRKSTDELKNTRLLIDPHSPEEFRCNGVLINIDEFHSVYETKPADKMYLEKSKRIKIW; encoded by the coding sequence ATGTCAAAAAAAATAAGAGCACAAGATAATTTCTTTGACTATATGAATAAGGAATGAATTGATAAAACTGAATTGCCAATTGGATATCCATCATGAGGTAGTTTTGAGATGCTACATAAAAAATCAATGGATGATATTAAGGAATTAATTTTAGAATTTAAATCTAAAAAGTATGATTTAAAAGATGATCAAGAAAAAATAACTAATATTTTTGAAAATTACTTAAATGTAAAAAAAAGAAATGAACAAGGAATTACTCCAATAATGGAGATAATGGAATTAATTGATTCATTAAATTCAAAAGAAAACTTTACTGATTTCTTAATAGAATCTTTTAAAAGATTTAATATATCATTTTTTCACTCAAAAGGAATAGATTCTGATTTTAAAGATAGTAATAAAAGAGCCTTAATGATAGGTTCAATGGGTTTGGGTATGTCAGATAGAGATTTTTACGATGAAAATCACCCGAGGCATAAAGATATTAAAGCAGCTTATAAAATATATTTAGAAGATATTTCAAAAGCTTCAAAATTACAATTTAAGACAAAAAGTATTTTTAATTTAGTTTATAACTTTGAAAAAGAAATATCTCAAAGTATGTTAAAGCAAGAAGAATTGAGAAGTCCTGAAAATATTTATAATGTTGTTAAAATAAGTGATTTAAATAAATATTGCTCATTTATTAACTGAGATAAGTATTTAACTCAAACAAAATATGGAAAAGCTGAAATATTAATATTATCTGAACCTAAATTTTTAGAAAAATTAAATGAAATGCTTAATAAATTTGAAATAGATGAATTAAAGGATTTCTTGAAAATAAAAACTTTAATAGCCTTCTCATCTATATTAAGTTTAGATTTATATCAAATAAATTTTAATTATTCAAGTATCTTTAGTGGTGTTAAAGAAATGAAACCTGAAATTGATAGAGCTGTTGAATTCACAAACTCAAGATTGGGAGAATTATTAGGAAAAGAATATGTAAAAAAACACTTTTCACAAGAATCAAAAGAGGATGTTCTAGGAATTGTAAAAGACTTAATTAAAGTCTATTCAAAAAGAATAAATAATTTAGAATGAATGAGTAATACTACAAAAGCAAAAGCTATTGATAAATTAAACTCGTTTACAGTGAAAATTGGTTTTCCAGATAAATTTGAAGACTATTCAAAAATTGAAATTAAAAGCTATGAACAAGGCGGGAATTTATTTGAAAATATTAGAAATCTTTCAAAACATTTTATTGAAAAAGAATTAAATGAAATAAATCTTCCTGTGGATAAAACAAAATGATATATGAATCCCCAAACTGTTAATGCTTACTATAATCCCACTTCAAATGAAATTTGTTTTCCAGCTGGAATATTGCAAAAACCATTTTATGATATTAAAGAACCAAGAGCTAAAAATTTAGGTGGTATTGGTGCTGTAATTGGTCATGAAGTAAGTCATGGATTTGATGATGAAGGAAGTAAATTTGATAAAAATGGAAATTTTGAAAATTGATGAACTGAAGAAGACTATAAACAATATAACTTAAGAACTCAAAAATTGGTTGAGCAATATAACTCATATGAAGTTAATGGAACTAATGTTAATGGAAAATTAACATTAGGTGAAAATATTGGAGATCTAAGTGGAGTTGCAGCAGCTCTAGATATTTGCAAGACTCAATGTAAAGAGGATATAAAACTATTCTTTGAAAATTATGCAACTATTTGAATGAGAAAGTCTACTGATGAATTAAAAAATACTCGTCTTTTAATAGACCCTCACTCACCTGAGGAGTTTAGATGTAATGGAGTTTTAATAAATATTGATGAGTTTCATAGTGTTTATGAAACAAAACCGGCAGACAAAATGTATCTTGAAAAATCAAAAAGAATTAAAATTTGATAA
- a CDS encoding segregation and condensation protein A — protein sequence MNKWNEIQLNNFNGPLDLLLHLIKEKEMNIMDINLIELSSQYISYIKEYELLDIEIASEYLVMAAYLIELKSKLLIPKEEVEVDSNYEDQERDDLIRRLMEYHKIKEVTNFFKTKQEDFLKTFSKTKSIIKIAKIDDDELPLAQNNIDIEKFSNIFLKAIEKNKFQRMEVNTINRTDVSPEEVAEEIKEFLKNNNIDEIDLERLIELKEFSIRMMVATFLAVLDLAAKKFITLSQNGDAVIVKYLN from the coding sequence ATGAATAAATGAAATGAAATACAACTAAATAATTTTAATGGACCACTAGACTTATTACTTCATTTAATAAAAGAAAAAGAAATGAATATTATGGACATTAATTTAATTGAACTTTCTTCACAATATATAAGCTATATTAAAGAATATGAGTTACTAGATATTGAAATTGCAAGTGAATATTTGGTTATGGCTGCATACCTTATAGAATTGAAATCAAAACTATTAATTCCAAAAGAAGAAGTTGAAGTTGATTCAAATTATGAAGATCAAGAACGAGATGATTTAATACGCAGATTAATGGAATATCACAAAATTAAAGAAGTAACAAATTTCTTTAAAACTAAACAAGAAGATTTTTTAAAGACTTTTAGTAAAACAAAAAGTATAATAAAAATAGCTAAAATTGATGATGACGAATTACCTTTAGCTCAAAATAATATTGATATAGAAAAATTCTCAAATATATTCTTAAAAGCAATTGAGAAGAATAAATTCCAAAGAATGGAAGTTAATACAATTAATAGAACTGATGTTTCTCCTGAAGAAGTAGCAGAAGAAATTAAGGAATTTCTAAAAAATAATAATATTGATGAAATTGATTTGGAAAGGTTAATTGAATTAAAAGAATTCTCAATTAGAATGATGGTAGCGACTTTCTTGGCTGTCTTAGATTTAGCAGCTAAGAAATTTATAACGCTTTCTCAAAATGGAGATGCAGTTATTGTAAAGTATTTGAATTAG
- a CDS encoding ABC transporter ATP-binding protein, giving the protein MIKIENLSKKFEKNKWVLKNLNFEIAKGEAIGILGANGSGKTTLIEIISGISEPTEGKVNFISENKEIDNKIKESIGIQFQKGDWPFNTRGVDLLNLLISKKWNKDEYIKELINIFEVEDILTKRLSDLSGGQQQRFNSMISIIKKPKILILDELITGLDLKMQIKLVNFFDNLRKKEDITLIVISHIPEEIEKICNRIIVLNKGEIYRDESVKKIIKEYGSIRYFLEKYYEEIDDEK; this is encoded by the coding sequence ATGATTAAAATAGAAAATTTATCAAAAAAATTCGAAAAAAATAAATGAGTTTTAAAAAACCTAAATTTTGAAATTGCAAAAGGAGAAGCAATTGGTATTTTAGGAGCAAATGGTAGTGGTAAAACTACTCTTATAGAAATAATATCTGGAATAAGTGAACCAACAGAAGGTAAAGTAAATTTTATAAGTGAAAATAAAGAAATTGATAACAAAATTAAAGAGAGTATTGGAATACAATTTCAAAAAGGAGATTGACCATTTAATACAAGAGGGGTAGATTTACTTAATTTGTTAATTTCAAAAAAATGAAATAAAGACGAATATATAAAAGAGTTAATTAATATATTTGAGGTTGAAGATATTTTAACTAAAAGATTAAGTGACTTATCTGGTGGTCAACAACAACGCTTTAACTCTATGATATCAATAATTAAAAAACCAAAAATATTAATTTTAGATGAATTAATAACAGGTCTTGACTTAAAAATGCAAATCAAACTAGTTAATTTTTTTGATAATTTAAGAAAAAAAGAAGATATTACTTTAATAGTAATATCTCATATACCTGAAGAAATTGAAAAAATATGTAATAGGATAATAGTTTTAAATAAAGGTGAAATTTATAGGGATGAAAGTGTAAAAAAAATTATTAAAGAATATGGATCAATTAGATATTTTTTAGAAAAATATTATGAGGAAATTGATGATGAGAAATAA